The Palleronia sp. THAF1 genome window below encodes:
- the glmU gene encoding bifunctional UDP-N-acetylglucosamine diphosphorylase/glucosamine-1-phosphate N-acetyltransferase GlmU, producing the protein MPAHLIVLAAGQGSRMKSELPKVLHRVGHAPLFVHALTAGETLEPETRVLVVGHGGDAVQAEAANYDPDIRIAHQTEQLGTAHAVAQACDALKGAEGDAFVLYGDTPFIRPETLSRMAAARAGGAAVVVLGFEAADPGRYGRLVVEDGTLERIVEFKDATEAERAITLCNSGVICADAATLFDLIDAVGNDNASGEYYLTDIVGIARARGLHCAAVTCPEAETMGINTRAELARAEAIFQDRRRAEAVDDGVTMTAPETVFFAYDTHLGRDAVIEPHIVFGPGVTVESDAQIRAFSHLEGCHVGARAVVGPYARLRPGAELGNDAKIGNFVEIKSAEIGEGAKVNHLSYVGDATVGAKANIGAGTVTCNYDGVFKHRTEIGERAFIGSSTMLVAPVRVGDDAMTGSGSVITNDVPDGALGLGRAKQVTKDGFAKRLMASLKAAKAKRTN; encoded by the coding sequence ATGCCCGCGCATCTGATCGTCCTCGCCGCCGGCCAAGGCTCTCGCATGAAGTCCGAACTGCCCAAGGTGCTGCACCGCGTGGGTCATGCGCCTTTGTTTGTCCACGCCTTGACCGCTGGTGAAACGCTGGAGCCTGAAACCCGCGTGCTGGTCGTGGGGCATGGCGGGGATGCCGTGCAGGCCGAAGCCGCCAACTACGATCCCGACATCCGCATCGCTCACCAGACCGAACAGCTTGGCACCGCCCATGCGGTTGCGCAGGCCTGTGATGCGCTGAAGGGCGCTGAGGGTGATGCCTTCGTCCTGTATGGCGATACGCCGTTCATCCGACCCGAAACCCTGTCGCGGATGGCAGCGGCGCGCGCGGGCGGCGCAGCGGTCGTTGTTCTGGGGTTCGAGGCGGCCGATCCGGGCCGCTATGGGCGGCTGGTCGTCGAGGACGGCACATTGGAGCGGATCGTCGAGTTCAAGGACGCGACAGAGGCCGAGCGCGCGATCACACTATGCAACTCCGGCGTCATCTGCGCCGACGCGGCCACGCTGTTCGATCTGATCGACGCGGTCGGCAACGACAACGCATCGGGTGAATACTACCTGACCGACATCGTCGGCATTGCGCGGGCGCGCGGTCTGCATTGCGCTGCCGTCACCTGTCCCGAGGCAGAGACGATGGGCATCAACACCCGCGCCGAACTCGCCCGTGCGGAAGCCATTTTCCAAGACCGCCGCCGCGCCGAAGCGGTGGACGACGGTGTCACGATGACGGCGCCGGAAACGGTGTTCTTCGCATACGACACCCACCTTGGACGCGATGCCGTCATCGAGCCGCACATCGTCTTCGGACCCGGCGTCACGGTTGAGTCGGATGCGCAGATCCGGGCGTTCAGCCATCTGGAAGGCTGCCATGTCGGCGCGCGCGCCGTCGTTGGCCCCTACGCCCGTCTGCGCCCCGGTGCGGAATTGGGCAATGATGCCAAGATCGGCAACTTCGTGGAAATCAAATCCGCCGAAATCGGCGAAGGCGCGAAGGTGAACCACCTGTCCTACGTGGGCGACGCGACTGTGGGGGCGAAGGCCAACATTGGCGCAGGCACCGTGACCTGCAACTACGACGGGGTCTTCAAGCACCGCACCGAAATCGGCGAGCGGGCGTTCATTGGGTCCAGCACCATGCTGGTCGCCCCCGTGCGCGTGGGCGACGACGCCATGACCGGATCGGGCAGCGTGATCACCAATGACGTGCCCGACGGCGCGCTGGGACTGGGCCGCGCGAAGCAGGTCACTAAAGACGGCTTCGCGAAACGACTGATGGCCTCGCTGAAAGCGGCCAAGGCGAAAAGGACCAACTGA
- a CDS encoding HAD-IA family hydrolase gives MRTVVFDLDGTLVDTSGDLIAAANSCFRARGLGDVLDPVADAGIAFRGGRAMLREGFARTGAGGEAEVDADYDALLAAYGDSIAVHSRAYEGAWSAVETLKQRGFVVAICTNKPEGLARQLMDELGTAHVLPTLIGADTLTVRKPDPAPLLRAIELAGGEAGRALLIGDTDTDAKTARAAGVGLVLVGFGPEGDAIARLEPDAMMRHFDDLPDLAERMLG, from the coding sequence ATGCGCACGGTGGTCTTCGATCTGGACGGCACATTGGTGGACACGTCGGGCGACCTGATCGCCGCGGCCAACAGCTGTTTCCGTGCACGCGGATTGGGTGACGTGCTGGACCCGGTAGCGGATGCGGGCATCGCGTTCCGGGGTGGACGGGCGATGCTGCGAGAGGGCTTCGCGCGGACGGGTGCGGGTGGAGAGGCAGAGGTGGACGCCGATTATGACGCGCTGCTGGCCGCCTATGGCGACTCCATCGCCGTGCATTCGCGCGCCTATGAAGGCGCGTGGTCGGCGGTGGAGACCCTGAAGCAGCGCGGCTTCGTGGTGGCGATCTGCACGAACAAGCCCGAAGGGCTGGCGCGGCAGTTGATGGATGAATTGGGCACCGCCCATGTGCTGCCGACGCTGATCGGCGCGGATACGCTTACAGTCCGCAAACCCGATCCGGCGCCTTTGTTGCGCGCCATCGAACTGGCGGGCGGTGAGGCGGGGCGTGCGCTGCTGATCGGCGACACCGATACCGACGCCAAGACTGCGCGGGCGGCGGGTGTGGGGCTTGTGCTAGTCGGCTTCGGGCCGGAAGGGGACGCCATAGCGCGGCTGGAGCCGGACGCGATGATGCGCCACTTCGATGACCTGCCCGATCTGGCGGAACGGATGTTGGGGTAG